The Candidatus Hydrogenedentota bacterium DNA segment CGCGGGAACAAACGCTTGTCGTAGGCGATCTCCCCGACGACGTTTTCGACGCTTCGCGCGCGATAGCCGCGTCCGTTCATGACCTGCGGCAGTTGACAGAACGTGCACTGTCCGTAACAGCCGCGCCCGCTGATCAGCGTGAGGAAGGGAAACAGTTTTCCGGCGTCGCGATAGTCGCCGATGTCAATGTGGCGCCATGCGGGAAAGGGGAGCGCGTCGAGGTCCGCGATGAGCGGACGCCGCGGATTGATTCGAAAATGGCCGTCTTCGGTCCATGCCAGGCCGGGGCATTCGGCGCATGCGACACCGCCGGCCAAGTCGCGCAGCGTGTAGTCGTACTCGCCGACGGCGACGGCGTCCACGGCGCCTTGTCCCCGCGCCAGCGTGTCTTCCGGTTCGGCGGAGACGTGCGACCCGACGAAGACATTGCGTGCGCCCGTCGCGTCCTTGCACAAGGCCGCCGCCGCGATGTCGGAATCAATCGAGGGCGTCGAGGCGAGATGCACAATCATATCCGGCCTGAAGGCCCGCAACCGGGGCAGCGCTTCGGCGGCGGGCATGTTCTTCGCCTGTGCATCGAGCAGAAACACATCATGCCCGGCTTGTTCGAGGACCGCCGCGGCGGTGCAGAGGTAATCGGGATGGCGCTGGACACGCCCCCGCGACCGCGCGAACCATCGCGCGGACTTCGTGAAGTCCTTCCCGAACATCGAATTCAAAAAAGCGACACGCATGCCAGCCTGCGATCCGGAGACGCCGGTGCGCACGGCGCACCCTGCCTTCGCCGCGAGTATAGCATGGGCGCGGGAACGGCGCGGAGCGGATGTTTGCGCGCCGAGGCCTTGCCCGCTATTCCTTCCGGGCCACCGAAACGGCATACACCTGAAGGGTCCCGCCGGTGTCCGATTGAAACACCACCCATTTGCCATCCGGCGTGAAATGGACATTGGGTTCGGGATGCGATTTCCAGGAATGGCCCTTCATGCTGCACAATTTTTCGATGCGCAGTTTGCCGTTTGCAATCCGGTACAGAAAAATCCATTTGCCCGACGGGCATAGGCGGAAACTCCCGCCCTCGCCGTCGCCGCAGAACATGCTTTGATCCCGCGAAATGTTGAAGTGGCGCGAGGCGTAACGCATCTTGAACGGATAGCGCGTGGTTTCTCCTGTGCGCACATCGGTGCAGGCGAGGGAATGTTTCGGATAGGTGAACGCTTCCATGAATCGTGTAATCCGCGCGGGAAACGCCGGAATCTGGAAGTCGCTCCAGATCTTGGTTCCGTCAGGCGACCAGAATTCGTGCGTCTGGATTTCGCGCGCATATTTCTTTTCAAGAACTTTTTGCAGCCCGGTTCCGTCGGATCGGATCATCCACATGCGCTCGACTTCGCGGGCCGGTCCCTCGTGGCAGAACTCGATCAGGGTCGGATCGACCGGCGAAAACTGCACGTGGCCGAGCCATTCGTTCTCGTGGTGAATTTCGCGCACGACGCCCGTGGCGATTTCGATGGTGTACAGCGCATTGGGCAATTGGGCCTTCCATATAGCCCGAATCCACTGGTTGCGCGGCATGTCCGACTGATAATACGTTTCCTCGCCTCGGCAATAGCAGCCGGCCAACAGGGTTTCGTCGCTGTTGACGCTCAGCCCGCGTCCCCATGTGTAGTGATGGGGTATCTTCGCGATTTCCCTCGTTTCGAGCGTGTCGAGATGCGTCGAATACACGCTATCGCCGTTGACGTAGAACAGTTGGCGGCTTTTGGGCGCGACGACCTCGAATCCGACGTTGCGATCCGTGATTTGTCGAATCTCGTAGGTCTTCAGATCCACCGTAAAGGCGCAGCGTCCATTATCCGTGGAACCCATGAAGACCATTTTGTCTCCCGCTTCCGTAAAGGGATTTTGGTGAAAATAGAAGACCTCGTTGTTCCCTTCGCGGCGGGACAGGCGGATAACCTTGTGGCCGGTTGTTTTATCTAACCACTCGTTGCGCTCGACGGACTGGGGCGGCCATGCGCCGGGATCGGAGACGGAGACGCAGCCGGGCAATAACGCAAGGGCCATCAACGGCATGAAGATTCTGGACATATTCAAGGCTCCCGTGCTGTTTATATCATTAGACTTTGCCCATACCGTGCCGGTTTGGGCATGATAAGGGTGATTTCGGCCCGTTTTGGGGTAACGACAAGGAGCGTATTTTATGACGGTTGACCGATGGCTGCGTCTAATAGCCGGTACCTTGGTAACGGCATCCGCCGTGCTGGCGGCGGTTCATAGCCCCTATTGGCTTTTGTTCACGGGGTTTGTCGGAGTGAATCTGGCCCAGTCGGCGCTGACGAACTGGTGTCCCATGATGACGATCCTGCGTAAACTCGGCGTGCCGGGTTGAGCCATGCGACGTTGGAAAGGTTGGAGACGGACGAGAACCATCAAGCCGTACAACATGTGGAGAATCGCGCCAATGAAACCTTGGGGCCGGATGCTGTTGTTTTTACTCGCCTGTCTTGCCGCCGTGGCGTGGGGGAGCGAGCCGGGGTATCTCGACTACCGTTCCATCGAACTCGACAACGGCCTCCGCGTGATTACGCTCGAAGACTTCTCGTGTCCGATCGTCAACGTGAATCTCTGGTACCACGTCGGATCGAAGGATGAGGATCCGGAGCGGCAGGGTTTCGCGCACATGTTCGAGCACATGATGTTTCGCGGCACGGATCGCCTGGGTCCGACGAGCCACTTCGATCTCGTGCGGCGGGCCGGCGGACGCTGCAACGGCTATACGTCGTTCGATCAGACCGTCTACTTCGAGGCGCTTCCGGCGAACCAAATCGAACTGGCGCTGTGGCTCGAAGCCGAACGCATGAGTTTCCTCAAAATCGATCAGGCGTCGTTCGACACCGAAC contains these protein-coding regions:
- a CDS encoding oligogalacturonate lyase family protein; amino-acid sequence: MSRIFMPLMALALLPGCVSVSDPGAWPPQSVERNEWLDKTTGHKVIRLSRREGNNEVFYFHQNPFTEAGDKMVFMGSTDNGRCAFTVDLKTYEIRQITDRNVGFEVVAPKSRQLFYVNGDSVYSTHLDTLETREIAKIPHHYTWGRGLSVNSDETLLAGCYCRGEETYYQSDMPRNQWIRAIWKAQLPNALYTIEIATGVVREIHHENEWLGHVQFSPVDPTLIEFCHEGPAREVERMWMIRSDGTGLQKVLEKKYAREIQTHEFWSPDGTKIWSDFQIPAFPARITRFMEAFTYPKHSLACTDVRTGETTRYPFKMRYASRHFNISRDQSMFCGDGEGGSFRLCPSGKWIFLYRIANGKLRIEKLCSMKGHSWKSHPEPNVHFTPDGKWVVFQSDTGGTLQVYAVSVARKE
- a CDS encoding radical SAM protein, which codes for MRVAFLNSMFGKDFTKSARWFARSRGRVQRHPDYLCTAAAVLEQAGHDVFLLDAQAKNMPAAEALPRLRAFRPDMIVHLASTPSIDSDIAAAALCKDATGARNVFVGSHVSAEPEDTLARGQGAVDAVAVGEYDYTLRDLAGGVACAECPGLAWTEDGHFRINPRRPLIADLDALPFPAWRHIDIGDYRDAGKLFPFLTLISGRGCYGQCTFCQLPQVMNGRGYRARSVENVVGEIAYDKRLFPRLQEIMFEDDTLVMHATRDRLARLCEEMIRRDFRLSWSANARVDMDDLDILRLMKRSGCRMLCVGFEFGDQRILDNVKKGTTVAQMFSFAENARKAGIRIHGCFMFGGPGETPDTARKTIELALRLPIDTAQFSGMVAYPGTAFHAWAKENGCLIPERWRDWVDADFEQCATVRCPDLSINQINAFIDEGLRRFYLRPSQMARMLGNIRTFADVKAKLHGVRSFLGYFSER
- a CDS encoding DUF2892 domain-containing protein; protein product: MTVDRWLRLIAGTLVTASAVLAAVHSPYWLLFTGFVGVNLAQSALTNWCPMMTILRKLGVPG